From Nitratidesulfovibrio vulgaris str. Hildenborough, a single genomic window includes:
- a CDS encoding substrate-binding periplasmic protein, whose translation MEHHNRQSIMRRAFTLIIMTFVLTMPRTGVAQPLVFFDTVNPPFMYEYNGTVTGIYPRLIGEAFSIIGGTPKVAALPWGRLYAELTAGRGCVGGLYYTRERDSRFLLTKAYFHEELLAVFSAESGREARTMEDLAGLRVGLVSNWSYGDLFDEARRRGLFRPEFAGSEEQNLLKVAGGRLDCTIVARASAIWLGERLGITRKLHIGPTLDRRAIHMALPRSIENVHLRDRLNDAIDLLFKANRQDAIAAEEVMR comes from the coding sequence GTGGAACACCACAACAGGCAGAGTATCATGCGCCGTGCGTTCACCCTGATCATCATGACCTTCGTACTGACGATGCCCCGTACAGGCGTCGCTCAGCCGCTTGTGTTCTTCGACACGGTGAACCCACCCTTCATGTACGAATACAATGGCACGGTCACAGGCATCTACCCTCGTCTCATCGGGGAGGCCTTCTCCATCATCGGGGGCACACCGAAAGTGGCCGCACTCCCATGGGGCAGACTATATGCAGAACTCACGGCTGGCCGGGGCTGCGTCGGCGGTCTCTACTACACCCGCGAACGTGACAGCCGCTTCCTGCTGACCAAGGCCTATTTCCACGAAGAACTGCTGGCGGTCTTTTCCGCCGAATCCGGACGTGAAGCCAGGACCATGGAAGACCTTGCGGGGCTTCGCGTCGGGCTGGTCAGCAACTGGAGTTACGGCGACCTTTTCGATGAAGCGAGACGTCGCGGGCTGTTCCGGCCCGAATTCGCAGGAAGCGAAGAACAGAACCTGCTGAAGGTGGCTGGCGGCAGGCTCGATTGTACCATCGTGGCGCGCGCTTCGGCCATCTGGCTAGGAGAACGACTGGGCATAACGCGCAAACTCCACATAGGCCCGACGCTGGACAGACGTGCCATTCACATGGCCCTGCCCCGCAGCATAGAGAACGTGCACCTTCGAGACAGGCTTAACGACGCCATCGACCTTCTCTTCAAGGCCAACCGTCAGGACGCCATCGCCGCCGAAGAGGTCATGCGCTGA
- a CDS encoding HAD family hydrolase — MLEYVIPGVKTLRLETLLLDYNGTIARDGRLVPGVAERIGRLAGDLRVVVLTADTHGTVRREMAALPVDVEVLEGCEGAQDKAKLEALMRCGAGTCVAMGNGRNDELMLRDAALSVAVMGDEGVAVGTLVAAQVAVRDINDGLDLLLEHGRLVATLRC, encoded by the coding sequence ATGCTTGAATATGTCATTCCCGGTGTGAAAACGTTACGCCTTGAGACACTGCTCCTCGACTATAACGGCACCATTGCACGCGACGGACGGCTTGTGCCCGGCGTCGCCGAACGTATCGGCCGTCTTGCCGGGGACTTGCGCGTTGTGGTGCTCACCGCGGACACACACGGGACCGTGCGCAGGGAGATGGCGGCACTGCCCGTTGACGTGGAGGTCCTCGAAGGGTGTGAAGGGGCACAGGACAAGGCCAAGCTCGAAGCCCTCATGCGGTGCGGGGCTGGCACGTGTGTCGCCATGGGCAACGGGCGCAACGACGAACTCATGCTGCGCGACGCCGCCCTGTCCGTGGCTGTGATGGGGGATGAAGGTGTTGCCGTAGGCACGTTGGTCGCCGCACAGGTCGCTGTCCGTGACATCAACGATGGGCTCGACCTGCTGCTTGAGCACGGCAGGCTGGTGGCGACACTCCGGTGTTGA
- a CDS encoding ABC transporter ATP-binding protein, which produces MKDSIMRAVRGVLQRATSGRVNGRSPAEQSAACALPEGLAARLAGVRVAFGTRQVLHDVHLDVPSGMTTVLIGRSGSGKSTLLRVLQRLNECLPGCTTTGRVLLRLDGRVVDAYSGAVGDPSWLRARMGMVFQSPDVLPLSIRRNMDMTLRHVLCLPETEVAPRMEEALREAALWDEVHDRLDENALGLSGGQQQRLCLARALALRPAFLLLDEPTASLDIASARAIEERITSLGHTRTVVMVSHGLRQALRLADNLVLVDAGRVVRVWNRHGAGLPDVAELEHHLED; this is translated from the coding sequence ATGAAGGATAGCATCATGCGTGCCGTTCGAGGTGTTCTGCAGCGGGCGACCTCTGGGCGTGTCAATGGACGCAGCCCCGCGGAACAGTCTGCGGCGTGTGCGCTGCCGGAAGGCCTCGCGGCACGACTCGCCGGGGTGCGGGTGGCGTTCGGTACGCGGCAGGTGTTGCATGATGTGCACCTCGACGTGCCGTCCGGCATGACCACGGTGCTCATCGGGCGTTCCGGGTCCGGCAAGTCGACCCTTCTCCGGGTGTTGCAACGTCTCAACGAATGCCTGCCGGGATGCACGACGACGGGGCGTGTCCTGCTACGGCTGGACGGGCGGGTTGTCGACGCCTATTCCGGTGCCGTGGGCGACCCGTCATGGCTGCGTGCGCGTATGGGGATGGTCTTCCAGTCCCCCGATGTGCTGCCGCTTTCCATCCGGCGCAACATGGACATGACCTTGCGTCATGTCCTCTGCCTTCCCGAGACGGAGGTCGCCCCTCGCATGGAGGAGGCGTTGCGCGAGGCGGCATTATGGGATGAGGTGCATGACAGGCTGGACGAGAACGCCCTTGGCCTGTCTGGCGGGCAGCAGCAACGGCTGTGCCTCGCACGGGCGCTGGCACTTCGCCCGGCCTTCCTGCTGCTCGACGAACCTACGGCGTCTCTGGACATCGCGTCTGCACGGGCGATCGAGGAGCGCATCACGTCTCTCGGTCACACGCGCACCGTGGTCATGGTCTCCCACGGGTTGCGGCAGGCGTTGCGCCTTGCGGACAATCTTGTCCTCGTCGATGCGGGGCGTGTCGTCCGTGTTTGGAACCGTCACGGTGCGGGACTTCCTGATGTGGCTGAACTCGAACACCATCTTGAGGATTGA
- a CDS encoding PstA family ABC transporter permease gives MTVTLVGVAALLGVVLMRGLPALGPALLFGDVSPLAAMTGAVPVWDGIWPACAGTFALLMVALGLAVLPGIGCGIHLALFASPRTRVLLGLAVDLLAGVPSIVMGLFGFTLLLALRRTVAPDASTGLLLASVCLALLVLPVLVVTTRGALEALPAQLRLTGAALGLDTWGRLRHLLLPAAGRGILGGVLLAAGRAAEDTAVIMLTGVVASVGLPAGLGERFEALPFTIFYLSSQYRDAVELQRGFGAATVLLVLSLTLLAGAWLLQRVLERKWRGVLPVSPCQGTSEDIR, from the coding sequence ATGACTGTCACGCTGGTGGGCGTTGCGGCCTTGCTGGGCGTCGTACTCATGCGTGGCCTGCCTGCACTGGGACCGGCATTGCTGTTCGGTGACGTGTCGCCGCTGGCTGCGATGACCGGGGCCGTTCCGGTATGGGATGGCATCTGGCCCGCATGTGCCGGAACCTTCGCCCTGCTCATGGTGGCACTTGGCCTTGCCGTGTTGCCGGGAATAGGCTGCGGCATCCACCTCGCGCTGTTTGCAAGCCCTCGCACGCGAGTCCTGCTGGGACTTGCCGTCGACCTGCTGGCGGGGGTGCCATCCATCGTCATGGGGCTGTTCGGATTCACGTTGTTGCTTGCCTTGCGGCGCACTGTCGCGCCTGACGCCTCGACAGGCCTCCTGCTTGCCTCGGTGTGTCTGGCGCTCTTGGTGTTGCCTGTGCTGGTGGTGACCACGCGAGGCGCACTGGAGGCGTTGCCTGCGCAGTTGAGACTCACCGGGGCGGCGCTTGGGCTCGATACGTGGGGGAGGCTGCGGCATCTGCTGCTGCCCGCCGCCGGGCGGGGCATCCTGGGGGGCGTGCTGCTGGCTGCCGGGCGCGCTGCCGAAGACACCGCCGTCATCATGCTCACGGGGGTGGTCGCCAGCGTGGGCTTGCCCGCCGGTCTTGGGGAGCGTTTTGAGGCCCTGCCCTTCACCATCTTCTATCTGTCGTCGCAGTACCGTGATGCCGTCGAACTCCAGCGAGGTTTCGGGGCGGCAACGGTGCTGCTCGTGCTGTCGCTGACGTTGCTGGCAGGTGCATGGCTGTTGCAGCGGGTTCTTGAACGGAAATGGCGGGGCGTGCTCCCTGTGTCACCCTGTCAGGGAACATCAGAGGACATCAGGTGA
- a CDS encoding PstC family ABC transporter permease: protein MLRRWKGGVVTTVCALCAASVALALVAIFAFLCLFALPVFMDGQGFAVIAGDWKPATGSYGVLPMLQASMGVAGIALVIGFPLSLGICCGMNGLAPSGVGQMFRGLVRCLTAVPTVVYGFAALFLLVPLVREAAGRGTGLCWLTASLVLALLVVPTMVLVMEAGMGPTVERVRLTGAAMGLNRGQVMVHMVLPLCWRHMAGAAALGFGRAMGDTLLPLMLAGNAVQSPGSPLESVRTLTAHIALVLATDSRSGTYGSLFVAGCLLLLLNLAVQLVLRVLARSGAQFRGRT from the coding sequence ATGCTCCGCCGCTGGAAGGGCGGCGTGGTCACGACCGTGTGTGCGCTCTGCGCCGCCTCGGTCGCACTGGCTCTTGTCGCCATCTTCGCCTTCCTGTGTCTCTTCGCCCTGCCCGTCTTCATGGACGGGCAGGGTTTTGCCGTCATAGCGGGTGACTGGAAGCCCGCCACAGGCTCCTATGGCGTTCTCCCCATGCTTCAGGCTTCGATGGGGGTGGCCGGAATCGCTCTTGTCATCGGATTTCCTCTTTCATTGGGAATCTGCTGCGGCATGAACGGTCTTGCCCCCAGTGGTGTGGGGCAGATGTTCAGGGGGCTGGTGCGTTGCCTGACCGCCGTCCCGACCGTCGTCTACGGTTTCGCCGCCCTGTTCCTTCTTGTGCCACTCGTGCGCGAGGCTGCGGGACGTGGTACGGGGCTATGCTGGCTTACGGCTTCTCTGGTGCTTGCCCTGCTGGTGGTGCCGACCATGGTGCTTGTCATGGAGGCGGGCATGGGGCCGACAGTTGAACGGGTGCGTCTCACGGGGGCGGCCATGGGGCTCAATCGCGGACAGGTCATGGTGCACATGGTGCTGCCTCTGTGTTGGCGGCATATGGCTGGTGCAGCGGCGCTTGGCTTTGGCAGGGCGATGGGGGACACGCTGCTGCCTCTCATGCTTGCCGGTAACGCGGTGCAGTCACCGGGGTCACCTCTGGAAAGCGTCCGGACACTTACCGCCCACATCGCACTCGTCCTTGCGACGGATAGCCGCAGTGGAACCTACGGTTCGTTGTTCGTGGCCGGGTGTCTTCTGTTGCTTCTGAATCTCGCCGTGCAGCTCGTCTTGCGTGTTCTTGCGCGATCGGGAGCGCAATTCAGGGGGCGAACTTGA
- a CDS encoding phosphate ABC transporter substrate-binding protein → MSRVISTRLSTYRDRLVRAAGHAFVVCAFVVLAQVAHAASPLEAFKGMSGNLDIAGGTAHIPVMKEAAKRIMTQNAAIRISVAGGGSGVGVQQVGEGLVAIGNTGRALSEAEVAKYGLVSFPFAIDGVAVVVNPANPVGALTAAQVRDIYAGKVTNWKALGGADRAITLYTRDEASGTREVFDGKLLAKGAVAASANVVPSNGAMKTAVAQDAGAIGYVGIGHIDTSVKAPVLDGMVATQENAANGSYTVTRKLYMNTKGQPTGLVRAFIDYLFTDEGADIIRASGYIPTGR, encoded by the coding sequence ATGTCACGCGTCATCTCCACCCGTCTCTCCACGTACCGCGACCGTCTCGTTCGTGCCGCGGGCCACGCCTTCGTCGTCTGCGCCTTCGTCGTCCTTGCGCAGGTTGCCCATGCCGCCTCACCGCTGGAAGCCTTCAAGGGCATGTCCGGCAATCTCGATATCGCCGGAGGTACGGCGCACATCCCCGTCATGAAAGAGGCCGCGAAGCGCATCATGACGCAGAATGCCGCCATCCGGATTTCCGTCGCGGGCGGCGGGTCCGGCGTCGGGGTCCAGCAGGTGGGCGAGGGCCTTGTGGCCATCGGCAACACCGGGCGTGCGCTTTCGGAGGCCGAGGTCGCCAAGTACGGTCTCGTCTCGTTCCCCTTCGCCATCGACGGCGTGGCCGTGGTTGTGAACCCCGCCAACCCTGTCGGCGCGCTCACTGCGGCACAGGTACGCGACATCTACGCGGGCAAGGTGACCAACTGGAAGGCACTCGGCGGTGCGGACAGGGCCATCACCCTCTATACGCGTGACGAGGCCAGCGGCACGCGCGAGGTGTTCGACGGCAAGCTGCTTGCCAAGGGCGCCGTCGCAGCCTCGGCCAATGTCGTGCCCTCCAATGGCGCGATGAAGACCGCCGTGGCGCAGGATGCCGGGGCCATAGGCTATGTGGGCATCGGCCACATCGACACTTCGGTGAAGGCCCCGGTGCTCGACGGCATGGTGGCTACGCAGGAGAACGCCGCCAACGGCAGTTATACGGTCACCCGCAAGCTCTACATGAACACCAAGGGTCAGCCCACCGGACTTGTCCGCGCCTTCATCGACTATCTGTTCACCGACGAAGGTGCCGATATCATCCGCGCCAGCGGCTACATCCCCACAGGCCGGTGA
- the glmU gene encoding bifunctional UDP-N-acetylglucosamine diphosphorylase/glucosamine-1-phosphate N-acetyltransferase GlmU produces the protein MASTTGALILAAGKGTRMHSDKPKVLQTILGEPMLRFVMDALAPVFGDRVWTVVGHRADMIYAAFAGEDARFVVQEQQLGTGHALQMAWESLRAAGLDRVVVVNGDTPLLATETIDFFLKESAEADIAFMTLTLPDPGAYGRVVRHNGHVAAIVEAKDYDEALYGPEPSEINTGIYALRLDAVESLLPRLTNANRSGEYYITDLVGLAVAERMNVLGIQCGEDPNLLGVNNPAELIRSEALLRTRLVIGHIEGGVLIHAPETVRISPRATIEPGAEIYGPCEIYGTSRIARGAVVHSHCWLRNAEVESGSEVKSFSHLEGATVGKGCSVGPFARLRPGAVLDEEARVGNFVEMKKARLHKGAKAGHLTYLGDADVGAGANIGAGTITCNYDGKNKHRTVIGAGAFIGSNTALVAPVTVGDGSLVGAGSVITKDVPEASLAIARGRQTNLPRKPKA, from the coding sequence ATGGCGTCAACGACAGGCGCTCTCATACTGGCAGCGGGCAAAGGCACCCGCATGCATTCCGACAAGCCGAAGGTCTTGCAGACTATCCTTGGCGAACCGATGCTTCGCTTCGTCATGGATGCACTGGCCCCCGTTTTCGGCGACCGGGTCTGGACGGTGGTCGGCCATCGGGCCGACATGATATACGCGGCATTCGCAGGCGAAGACGCGCGCTTCGTGGTGCAGGAACAGCAGCTTGGCACGGGCCACGCCCTGCAGATGGCTTGGGAGTCGCTGCGCGCAGCCGGTCTCGACCGCGTCGTGGTCGTCAACGGCGACACGCCGCTGCTTGCCACCGAGACCATCGACTTCTTCCTCAAGGAAAGCGCCGAGGCGGACATCGCCTTCATGACGCTCACCCTGCCCGACCCGGGTGCCTATGGTCGAGTGGTGCGCCACAACGGCCACGTCGCTGCCATCGTCGAGGCCAAGGATTACGACGAGGCCCTCTACGGCCCCGAACCCAGTGAGATCAACACCGGCATCTACGCCCTCAGGCTCGACGCCGTCGAATCGCTCCTGCCGCGTCTCACCAACGCCAACCGCAGTGGCGAATACTACATCACGGACCTTGTGGGACTGGCTGTGGCAGAGCGCATGAACGTGCTCGGCATCCAGTGCGGTGAAGACCCCAACCTGCTTGGCGTGAACAACCCTGCCGAACTCATCCGTTCCGAGGCGTTGCTCCGCACCCGCCTCGTCATCGGACACATCGAGGGAGGCGTACTCATCCACGCCCCCGAGACGGTACGCATCAGCCCCCGCGCCACCATCGAACCCGGTGCGGAGATATACGGCCCATGTGAAATCTACGGCACCAGCCGCATCGCCCGCGGTGCCGTGGTGCATTCGCACTGCTGGCTGCGCAATGCCGAGGTGGAATCAGGCAGCGAGGTCAAGTCGTTCAGCCACCTTGAAGGCGCCACGGTGGGAAAGGGTTGCAGCGTGGGCCCCTTCGCACGGCTTCGGCCCGGTGCCGTCCTTGACGAAGAGGCGCGCGTGGGCAACTTCGTGGAGATGAAGAAGGCACGTCTGCACAAGGGTGCCAAGGCCGGACACCTCACCTACCTCGGCGATGCCGACGTGGGGGCGGGAGCCAACATCGGCGCAGGGACCATCACCTGCAACTATGACGGAAAGAACAAGCATCGCACGGTGATAGGCGCAGGCGCCTTCATCGGCAGCAATACGGCACTGGTTGCCCCGGTCACGGTGGGCGACGGCAGTCTCGTGGGGGCCGGGTCGGTCATCACCAAGGACGTTCCCGAAGCCAGCCTCGCCATTGCCAGAGGCCGCCAGACCAACCTTCCGCGCAAGCCCAAAGCTTGA
- a CDS encoding cell division protein ZapB, with amino-acid sequence MELLDLLENRVTSLLAQLESLREENRTLREEVDNGLAALAEENRTLKEALEQERSVKDAVLGRIDSLLTTLKDKTGDA; translated from the coding sequence ATGGAACTGCTAGACCTGCTAGAAAACCGCGTCACGTCGCTTCTTGCGCAGCTCGAATCCCTGCGCGAGGAAAACCGCACCCTCCGAGAAGAGGTTGACAATGGCCTTGCGGCGTTGGCCGAAGAGAATCGTACCCTCAAGGAAGCCCTTGAGCAGGAACGCAGCGTCAAGGATGCCGTCCTCGGACGCATCGACTCGTTGCTGACAACGCTCAAGGACAAAACTGGCGACGCCTAG
- the zapA gene encoding cell division protein ZapA yields MRSFNLTVLGLEVSFKAEADPKRVESAKALVEERFDRLKFHGRQLSKEKLLTFLVLGLADDLLQANRRNDETRERIAAVLAKIEELA; encoded by the coding sequence ATGCGCAGCTTCAACCTCACCGTTCTGGGGCTAGAGGTCTCCTTCAAGGCGGAGGCCGACCCCAAGCGCGTTGAAAGCGCCAAGGCCCTTGTTGAAGAACGGTTCGACAGGCTCAAGTTTCATGGAAGACAGCTGAGCAAGGAGAAGCTGCTGACCTTTCTGGTTCTGGGACTGGCCGACGACCTGTTGCAAGCTAACCGGCGCAACGACGAGACGCGCGAGCGCATCGCCGCTGTGCTGGCCAAGATAGAAGAATTGGCGTGA
- the rny gene encoding ribonuclease Y, translating to MGLMIFAYIAIGAVLGAGTGYLLHRYVSAKRIGDANELAKRIVEEARKEAQAQKKEILLQGQDEIFNQKRELENEFKERERELKARDRKLEEQGERLEEKLEKATQKEHEVLAIEKELTRKERRLATLEEELEGKIAEQDHRLEEVSGLTAEEARARIMEEVEARTRHESAKMIRVIEMEARETADRKAKEILASAIQRYAGDYVGEQTVTAVTLPSEDMKGRIIGREGRNIRALEAATGVDLIIDDTPETVILSAYSPLRRQVAKMALERLIQDGRIHPARIEDIVRKCEQELEVQVREVGEQATFDAGVHGIHPDIIKLLGQLRYRTSFSQNVLQHSLEVSALCGMMAAELGMDIKKAKRAGLLHDIGKAVDHEVEGPHALIGADIAKKYGEGKDIIHAIAAHHEDQPPKTALAVLVQAADSISGARPGARKELLENYVKRLEDLENIATGFEGVSKVYAIQAGREIRVMVNSENVDDDQTYMLCKDIAAKIEKNLTYPGQIRVTVIRERRAVGYAK from the coding sequence ATGGGGCTCATGATTTTCGCATATATCGCCATCGGCGCGGTGCTTGGCGCAGGTACGGGTTACCTGCTGCACAGGTATGTCAGCGCAAAGCGCATCGGTGACGCCAACGAACTGGCAAAGCGCATCGTCGAAGAGGCCCGCAAGGAGGCCCAGGCCCAGAAGAAGGAGATACTCCTTCAGGGGCAGGACGAGATATTCAACCAGAAGCGCGAGCTGGAGAACGAGTTCAAGGAACGCGAACGCGAGCTCAAGGCCCGCGACCGCAAACTCGAAGAGCAGGGCGAACGTCTTGAGGAGAAGCTCGAAAAGGCCACCCAGAAGGAACATGAGGTGCTGGCCATAGAAAAGGAGCTCACCCGCAAGGAGCGTCGTCTCGCCACGCTCGAAGAGGAACTCGAAGGCAAGATCGCCGAACAGGACCACCGCCTCGAAGAAGTCTCCGGCCTCACCGCCGAAGAGGCACGGGCGCGCATCATGGAGGAGGTCGAGGCCCGTACACGCCACGAATCCGCCAAGATGATACGCGTCATCGAGATGGAAGCCCGCGAGACCGCAGACCGCAAGGCCAAGGAAATCCTCGCCAGTGCCATCCAGCGCTACGCGGGCGACTACGTCGGTGAACAGACCGTCACCGCCGTGACCCTGCCCAGCGAGGACATGAAGGGCCGCATCATCGGTCGCGAAGGGCGCAACATCCGCGCGCTGGAAGCCGCCACCGGGGTCGACCTCATCATCGACGACACCCCCGAGACGGTCATCCTCTCCGCATACAGCCCCCTGCGCCGTCAGGTCGCCAAGATGGCCCTCGAACGCCTCATCCAGGACGGACGCATCCACCCTGCCCGCATCGAGGACATCGTCCGCAAATGTGAGCAGGAACTCGAAGTGCAGGTTCGCGAAGTCGGCGAACAGGCCACCTTCGACGCGGGTGTGCACGGCATCCACCCCGATATCATCAAGCTGCTCGGCCAGTTGCGCTACCGCACAAGCTTCTCGCAGAACGTCCTGCAACACTCCCTCGAAGTGTCAGCCCTGTGCGGCATGATGGCCGCCGAACTTGGCATGGACATCAAGAAGGCCAAGCGCGCAGGTCTGCTGCATGACATCGGCAAGGCCGTCGACCATGAGGTCGAAGGTCCGCACGCCCTCATCGGCGCCGACATCGCCAAGAAGTACGGCGAAGGCAAGGACATCATCCACGCCATCGCCGCGCACCATGAGGACCAGCCCCCCAAGACCGCGCTGGCGGTTCTGGTCCAGGCCGCCGACTCCATCTCCGGAGCGCGTCCCGGGGCCCGCAAGGAACTGCTCGAGAACTACGTGAAGCGTCTCGAAGACCTCGAGAACATCGCCACGGGCTTCGAAGGCGTCTCCAAGGTCTACGCCATTCAGGCGGGCCGCGAGATACGGGTCATGGTCAACTCCGAGAACGTCGACGACGACCAGACCTACATGCTCTGCAAGGACATCGCCGCCAAGATAGAGAAGAACCTCACCTACCCCGGCCAGATACGCGTCACGGTCATCCGCGAACGCAGGGCCGTGGGGTACGCCAAGTAA
- a CDS encoding trimeric intracellular cation channel family protein → MQDMLYALDIFGTFAFAVAGALKAARHELDALGVLVLATVTGVGGGMVRDMMLAYGPPAVFHNDAYLLVCLAGGLLVFFFARGVAARRNLVRYADAVGLGVFTAIGGAKAMAFGLGGLPVVFLAVLTATGGGVIRDVLVGEVPAVLRTDFYATASILGAVALLGLAALGRPPLEQLAGSAAVTTGLRLMAIWLRMRLPRIPRVDDDD, encoded by the coding sequence ATGCAGGACATGCTGTACGCCCTTGACATCTTCGGTACGTTCGCCTTCGCCGTGGCAGGGGCGCTGAAGGCAGCACGCCACGAACTCGACGCACTGGGCGTCCTTGTGCTGGCTACGGTCACAGGAGTGGGCGGAGGCATGGTACGCGACATGATGCTCGCCTACGGCCCTCCGGCGGTGTTCCACAACGACGCCTACCTGCTGGTGTGCCTCGCCGGGGGACTGCTGGTGTTCTTCTTCGCGCGCGGTGTCGCGGCACGGCGCAACCTCGTGCGTTATGCCGACGCGGTGGGGCTTGGCGTCTTCACCGCCATCGGTGGTGCGAAGGCCATGGCCTTCGGCCTCGGCGGACTCCCCGTGGTCTTTCTCGCCGTGCTCACCGCCACGGGCGGCGGCGTCATCCGTGATGTGCTCGTGGGAGAAGTGCCCGCCGTGTTGCGCACGGATTTCTATGCCACGGCGTCCATCCTCGGCGCAGTGGCGCTGCTTGGGCTGGCAGCACTGGGCAGACCCCCTCTGGAACAACTCGCCGGAAGCGCCGCTGTCACGACCGGGCTGCGACTCATGGCCATATGGCTGCGCATGAGGCTTCCGCGCATCCCGCGCGTCGATGACGACGACTGA
- a CDS encoding FAD-dependent oxidoreductase — protein sequence MEHIAIIGGGGTAAALAHDLVLRGFAVSLFERGEFFSGATGRHHGLLHSGGRYAVNDKEAARECIEENRLLRTLVPEAIEQNGGLFVAMDDEDMDYLPVFVESCAECGIPTRQMSGDAARELEPALSASVRAAVQVPDATFDAWRLPLPFLATARANGAQTHHFTEVVGVHTRAGAVHGLRVRDIRLGTERDVAADVVINAAGAWAGNIAALAGIEVPIQPGPGVLVAIEGRVTEMVINRLRRPGEGDIIVPQRILSVLGTSLWLADAPDRLSIPEEHVQRMVDNCSHMVPACADRPRRSAWSAARPLIRDPGASRLQDISRTFDCYDHGKRDGVRGFFSIIGGKAMTLRAMAEKTADVICASLGLDAGAHPCRTRTTPLLPYRAFYRS from the coding sequence ATGGAACATATCGCCATCATAGGCGGTGGTGGCACTGCCGCCGCCCTCGCCCACGACCTCGTGCTGCGGGGCTTCGCCGTCAGTCTCTTCGAACGTGGGGAGTTCTTCTCCGGGGCCACCGGCAGGCATCATGGCCTGCTGCACAGCGGAGGCCGCTATGCCGTCAACGACAAGGAAGCGGCCCGCGAGTGCATCGAAGAGAACAGGTTGCTGCGGACCCTCGTACCCGAAGCCATCGAACAGAACGGCGGACTCTTCGTCGCCATGGACGACGAAGACATGGACTACCTTCCCGTGTTCGTCGAAAGCTGCGCCGAATGCGGTATCCCCACTCGCCAGATGAGCGGGGACGCCGCCCGTGAGCTTGAACCGGCCCTCTCCGCATCCGTACGTGCCGCCGTGCAGGTGCCGGACGCCACCTTCGATGCATGGCGGCTTCCGCTGCCCTTCCTCGCCACGGCGCGCGCCAACGGGGCACAGACCCATCATTTCACCGAAGTCGTCGGCGTCCATACCCGTGCCGGGGCCGTGCACGGGCTGCGGGTACGCGACATCCGACTCGGCACGGAACGCGATGTGGCAGCTGATGTCGTCATCAACGCCGCAGGGGCATGGGCCGGGAACATCGCGGCACTGGCAGGCATCGAAGTCCCCATCCAGCCGGGGCCGGGTGTTCTGGTCGCCATCGAGGGCCGTGTCACGGAGATGGTCATCAACCGACTGCGCCGCCCCGGTGAAGGCGACATCATCGTGCCGCAGCGCATCCTCTCGGTGCTTGGCACGTCGCTATGGCTTGCGGACGCCCCCGACCGGCTGTCCATCCCCGAGGAACACGTACAGCGCATGGTCGACAACTGTTCGCACATGGTACCAGCCTGTGCCGACAGGCCCAGACGCTCTGCATGGAGTGCCGCGCGTCCGCTCATCCGCGACCCCGGTGCCTCCCGACTGCAGGACATCAGCCGCACCTTCGACTGCTACGACCACGGCAAACGCGACGGCGTACGCGGGTTCTTCTCCATCATCGGGGGGAAGGCCATGACCCTGCGCGCCATGGCGGAGAAGACCGCCGACGTCATCTGCGCCAGTCTCGGCCTCGATGCCGGAGCGCATCCATGCCGCACGCGTACCACGCCCCTCCTGCCCTACAGGGCCTTCTACAGGAGTTGA